Proteins encoded by one window of Tunturibacter psychrotolerans:
- a CDS encoding alpha/beta hydrolase, with the protein MKQLLWLSLGCFCGCLGVGCASTSATAATSVHSVAVEPATITKPPKGFARAVALWPNGAPGALGDGEGDIPKIYVYPAPGPGIHSAVIVIPGGGYVHLAIEKEGGEEARWLNAHGVTAFVLEYRLGPRYHFPSPMLDGARAMRYVRSHAAELGVARDKIGLWGFSAGGHLASYLAAVNDNGTSGAEDPIDRVSDRPDFAIVSYGRYTLDDSIPRKTNMEGLLGDHPTKAMLDSISVVKRVTKNTSPCFIFSTTADQTVNPMNATAFYDALKQADVPVELHIFELGQHGTGMAQGMKGMSELAIYPTLVANWMEMHGWMSQE; encoded by the coding sequence ATGAAACAACTTCTTTGGCTATCACTTGGTTGTTTCTGTGGGTGCCTTGGAGTAGGGTGCGCCTCGACCTCGGCTACGGCTGCTACCTCAGTGCACTCCGTCGCCGTAGAACCGGCAACCATTACGAAGCCTCCGAAAGGCTTCGCAAGGGCTGTGGCGCTATGGCCAAACGGGGCACCCGGTGCTTTGGGTGACGGCGAGGGAGATATCCCTAAGATTTATGTGTATCCGGCGCCGGGGCCCGGCATACATTCCGCGGTCATCGTGATCCCAGGGGGCGGTTACGTCCACCTGGCGATCGAAAAGGAAGGGGGCGAGGAGGCGCGCTGGCTGAATGCGCACGGCGTGACTGCTTTTGTGTTGGAGTATCGACTCGGCCCAAGATACCACTTTCCTTCTCCAATGTTGGATGGTGCACGGGCAATGCGCTATGTTCGCAGCCACGCGGCAGAACTGGGAGTAGCGAGAGACAAGATTGGGCTTTGGGGTTTCTCGGCAGGTGGTCATTTGGCGAGCTATCTGGCGGCAGTGAATGACAACGGCACTTCAGGCGCTGAGGATCCAATCGATAGAGTTAGCGATCGGCCGGACTTCGCCATTGTGTCCTACGGACGATATACGTTGGACGACTCGATACCCAGGAAGACGAATATGGAAGGGTTGCTGGGTGATCATCCTACGAAGGCGATGCTGGACTCCATCTCGGTGGTGAAGCGAGTGACGAAAAATACCTCTCCTTGCTTCATCTTCTCGACTACAGCCGACCAGACGGTAAATCCGATGAATGCAACTGCGTTCTACGACGCACTCAAACAGGCAGACGTGCCTGTGGAGCTGCACATCTTCGAGCTTGGGCAACATGGGACCGGAATGGCGCAAGGGATGAAGGGAATGTCCGAGCTAGCCATCTATCCCACATTGGTCGCAAACTGGATGGAAATGCACGGCTGGATGTCGCAGGAGTAA
- a CDS encoding EAL domain-containing protein — protein MKASALDSQRPWVWKTILSAVAVTLTVTQLWRVDHGAGVGKLSTIIIMMSGTSIAVWALWREYSRVGKMRGVEQAHSQFLAAAETSLDGFGLFESVRDEAGRILDFRVLYVNANIERLVGQSRSELLGKTLCTVTPMKASGSLFGRFCRVVATGESLNEEFPVSTANIKASWLQIQVVKLGDGLAITFSDISGAKETQERYEHLAEFTDSVFQNAPFSIVTTDTQGMITAMNSEAEKLTGYRREELVGKASLTRLHDERELLGRAVAIDSAATLEEYGFEVLTAGAAVGEMEEQEWTLIRRDGARTPINLAVRAVTTPSGQVSGFVSIAFDITDRRQMMEYVTHLATHDQLTGLTGRALLQDKTVQTVELARRYGTKVAVFVIDLDHFKRINDSLGHTAGDQILIEAAQRLSRSVRSTDVVARVGGDEFVVVMPDITTVDDVEQCAANLVARLAPEISIEGHLVHVTASVGVCIYPDFASDAKHLLKRADSAMYAAKENGRNQFQIFSESMLKETAERLTMEHALRHALGNKELSMHYQPQISLTTGRVTGMEALLRWTHPRLGSISPSQFIPLAEETGLIVPIGEWAFMTACCEGKALRDELDMDLTVSINLSPRQFQQKNLVHVIEHSLSKSGLSPDKLQIEITENMLMVNSEHVLDKLQRMRELGVRISIDDFGTGFCSFSYLLEYQVDRLKIDQSFVKKAGTDANAAAVVRTIIAMSHGLNIKVVAEGVETDEQMRFLLRRKCDEAQGNFIAKPVSQAEFCEVVRRYANNPSAPESEPVSGLVR, from the coding sequence TTGAAGGCTTCTGCGCTCGACTCCCAGCGACCCTGGGTCTGGAAGACAATTCTCTCAGCGGTGGCGGTTACGCTGACGGTGACGCAACTCTGGCGAGTCGATCATGGGGCCGGGGTTGGGAAGTTGAGCACCATCATCATCATGATGTCGGGCACCTCGATTGCAGTGTGGGCGCTGTGGCGCGAATATAGCCGCGTGGGGAAGATGAGAGGGGTTGAGCAGGCGCATTCGCAGTTTTTGGCAGCGGCTGAGACCAGCCTCGATGGCTTTGGGCTTTTTGAATCTGTGCGAGATGAAGCGGGCAGGATTTTGGACTTCCGTGTGTTGTACGTCAATGCCAACATCGAACGACTGGTAGGACAATCACGATCCGAACTCCTCGGAAAGACCCTCTGCACAGTGACTCCAATGAAGGCTTCAGGTTCGTTGTTCGGCAGGTTTTGCAGGGTTGTCGCGACCGGCGAATCTTTGAATGAAGAGTTCCCGGTAAGCACTGCGAATATTAAGGCGTCCTGGTTGCAAATCCAGGTCGTGAAGCTCGGAGATGGGCTCGCAATTACCTTCAGTGATATTAGCGGAGCCAAGGAGACCCAAGAGCGATATGAGCACCTTGCGGAGTTCACTGACTCCGTTTTTCAGAATGCTCCCTTCAGCATCGTCACAACCGATACCCAGGGAATGATTACAGCGATGAACAGCGAGGCAGAAAAGCTGACAGGCTATCGCCGTGAGGAACTAGTCGGGAAGGCCTCGCTAACGAGGCTCCACGATGAGCGAGAGCTTTTGGGCAGGGCCGTCGCTATCGACTCTGCCGCGACATTAGAAGAATATGGGTTCGAAGTTCTGACGGCTGGAGCAGCCGTGGGAGAGATGGAGGAGCAAGAGTGGACGCTGATTAGACGCGACGGGGCGAGAACTCCAATCAATCTTGCCGTGAGAGCAGTGACCACTCCATCTGGTCAGGTGAGCGGCTTTGTGAGCATCGCGTTCGATATTACTGATCGCCGTCAGATGATGGAGTATGTCACTCATCTGGCCACGCATGACCAATTGACAGGACTGACAGGGCGAGCGCTGCTGCAGGACAAGACGGTCCAGACGGTGGAACTGGCACGACGCTATGGAACGAAGGTCGCGGTCTTTGTGATCGATTTGGATCACTTTAAACGCATCAACGACTCCTTGGGACATACTGCGGGAGACCAGATCTTGATCGAAGCGGCGCAGAGATTGAGTCGCTCGGTACGCAGCACGGATGTGGTGGCGCGGGTAGGTGGAGACGAGTTTGTGGTGGTGATGCCAGACATCACCACCGTCGACGACGTTGAGCAGTGTGCGGCCAATCTGGTAGCCAGGTTGGCGCCGGAGATCTCAATCGAAGGACACTTGGTGCACGTGACGGCAAGTGTCGGTGTCTGCATTTACCCTGACTTTGCAAGCGATGCCAAGCACCTGCTCAAACGAGCAGATTCAGCGATGTACGCGGCGAAAGAGAATGGGAGAAACCAGTTCCAGATCTTCAGCGAGAGCATGCTCAAAGAGACAGCCGAACGTCTCACGATGGAGCATGCGTTGCGCCACGCTCTGGGAAACAAAGAGCTCAGCATGCACTACCAGCCCCAAATCTCGTTGACGACTGGAAGAGTGACCGGCATGGAAGCTTTACTGCGCTGGACTCATCCTAGGCTAGGGAGCATCTCGCCGTCGCAATTTATTCCGTTGGCTGAAGAAACCGGGCTGATCGTTCCGATCGGGGAATGGGCCTTCATGACCGCGTGCTGCGAGGGTAAAGCCTTGCGAGACGAGCTTGATATGGATCTGACCGTTTCAATCAATCTATCGCCACGACAATTTCAACAAAAGAATCTAGTTCATGTGATTGAACATTCGCTCTCGAAGAGCGGCCTATCCCCCGACAAACTGCAGATCGAGATCACGGAAAACATGTTGATGGTGAACTCCGAGCATGTTCTGGACAAGCTGCAGAGAATGCGGGAGTTGGGAGTCCGTATCTCGATTGACGACTTCGGCACTGGATTCTGCAGCTTCTCGTATCTGCTCGAATATCAGGTCGATCGATTGAAGATCGATCAGAGTTTCGTGAAGAAGGCAGGGACCGATGCAAACGCTGCAGCGGTGGTTCGAACTATCATCGCAATGTCTCACGGACTCAACATCAAGGTCGTGGCAGAAGGCGTCGAGACCGACGAACAGATGCGGTTTCTGTTGCGCAGGAAGTGCGACGAAGCGCAAGGGAATTTTATTGCGAAGCCGGTGTCTCAGGCTGAGTTCTGTGAGGTAGTCCGTCGGTACGCAAACAATCCTTCCGCTCCAGAGTCGGAGCCGGTGTCTGGGCTGGTCCGGTAA
- a CDS encoding GlsB/YeaQ/YmgE family stress response membrane protein codes for MLHLIWTALIGLIVGALAKLIMPGKEPGGIFITMLIGIAGSFLGTFLGRAIGHYEPDQSAGFLMSMVGALILLGIYHLIRRSRATT; via the coding sequence ATGCTGCATCTGATTTGGACGGCTCTCATCGGTCTGATCGTCGGCGCGCTCGCCAAGCTCATCATGCCAGGCAAGGAGCCCGGCGGCATCTTCATCACCATGTTGATCGGTATAGCGGGCTCCTTCCTTGGAACCTTCCTCGGACGGGCGATCGGTCACTACGAGCCTGATCAATCGGCTGGTTTTCTAATGTCGATGGTAGGGGCCCTTATCCTGCTAGGCATCTATCACCTGATCAGGCGCAGTCGGGCGACTACCTAA
- a CDS encoding DUF6979 family protein: MANRYGEAALIAARMETYGKAITPAARWEQATAKLYPTSPSAQRKGGPRFAFLSLCEAGLVKGIPAGQYAPSNKAKAYTLRAVSLLNAGTHKTVNALWAEVTDGEDIAHNSQMDVVLALWKNGLIVRSA; encoded by the coding sequence ATGGCGAACAGATACGGCGAAGCCGCTCTCATCGCGGCCCGCATGGAGACCTACGGCAAGGCCATCACTCCCGCAGCCCGCTGGGAGCAGGCGACCGCCAAGCTCTATCCCACCAGCCCCTCGGCCCAGCGAAAGGGAGGACCTCGTTTCGCCTTCCTTAGCCTCTGCGAAGCCGGTCTGGTCAAGGGCATCCCTGCCGGCCAGTACGCCCCCTCCAACAAAGCCAAGGCTTACACCCTTCGCGCCGTGTCGCTTCTCAACGCCGGAACCCATAAGACAGTCAACGCCCTCTGGGCAGAGGTCACCGACGGCGAAGACATCGCTCACAACAGTCAGATGGATGTCGTCCTCGCCCTCTGGAAGAACGGCCTGATCGTCCGCAGCGCCTGA
- a CDS encoding ROK family protein, with product MKVLVIDIGGTNIKVASTDMRVPVKIPSGPTMTAEEMTKDVLAATAGWAYDRISIGYPGPVVHHRPIAEPHNLGAGWIDFPYEKAFGKPLRFINDAAMQALGGYKGGRMLFLGTGTGLGSAMIFDGIVIPLELAHLPYKKGLTYEQYIGVAGLERRGVKRWRKSVLDIINRLKAGMVCDTVLLGGGNAKLMKDLPNHVILGANSNAIDGGIKLWQDVDPELTGNGPAKQSSTKQTAKA from the coding sequence ATGAAAGTTCTGGTCATAGACATAGGGGGCACCAACATCAAGGTTGCCTCGACCGACATGCGCGTCCCCGTCAAGATTCCGTCCGGTCCTACCATGACCGCGGAAGAGATGACCAAGGACGTCCTCGCCGCCACAGCAGGTTGGGCCTACGACCGTATCTCCATCGGCTACCCCGGCCCGGTGGTCCACCATCGTCCCATCGCCGAGCCTCATAATTTGGGCGCAGGCTGGATCGATTTTCCTTACGAGAAGGCTTTCGGTAAACCGCTCCGCTTCATCAACGATGCAGCCATGCAGGCTCTGGGTGGTTACAAGGGTGGCCGCATGCTCTTCCTCGGCACCGGCACCGGCCTGGGTTCGGCGATGATCTTCGACGGCATCGTCATTCCGCTCGAACTCGCTCATTTGCCGTACAAAAAAGGCCTCACTTACGAACAGTACATCGGTGTCGCTGGCCTCGAACGCCGGGGTGTCAAGCGATGGAGAAAGTCAGTCCTGGACATCATCAATCGCCTTAAGGCCGGCATGGTCTGCGATACCGTGCTCCTCGGCGGCGGTAACGCCAAGCTCATGAAGGACCTTCCGAACCACGTGATCCTCGGTGCAAACAGTAACGCCATCGACGGCGGCATTAAGCTCTGGCAGGACGTCGATCCCGAGCTGACAGGTAACGGCCCCGCCAAGCAAAGTTCGACCAAGCAAACAGCAAAGGCCTGA
- a CDS encoding TonB family protein has protein sequence MRRVIVATLALSPMLLHAQANSPAKTQTTAANTLRSELVAPALTGTDSVGTTSSVRVSTGVNAPKLVYTVGVESDSDFSPATSFERTAVVSMTVDASGKPTDLKIVQSVNPVMDRNVLNAVSQYRFTPGTLDDQPTAVPVNLAVILKASR, from the coding sequence ATGCGTCGAGTCATTGTGGCCACCCTCGCCCTGTCCCCTATGTTGCTTCACGCTCAGGCAAATTCGCCTGCAAAAACCCAGACCACTGCCGCCAACACCCTGCGCTCTGAGCTGGTTGCCCCAGCGTTGACCGGTACGGACTCCGTCGGCACAACGTCTTCTGTCCGCGTCTCTACCGGAGTCAACGCTCCTAAGTTGGTCTACACCGTCGGAGTGGAATCGGACTCCGACTTTTCTCCAGCGACCTCATTTGAAAGAACTGCTGTTGTTTCGATGACGGTCGACGCGAGCGGCAAGCCGACCGATCTGAAGATCGTTCAGTCGGTGAACCCGGTAATGGACCGCAATGTTCTGAACGCAGTCAGCCAGTATCGTTTCACTCCGGGCACCCTGGATGACCAGCCCACTGCGGTTCCTGTGAATCTGGCGGTGATTTTGAAGGCGTCTCGGTAA
- a CDS encoding DUF418 domain-containing protein, translating to MASVTGVGVDEGMIAPGAPEELAGPAHEELSATRPVARAERISSMDVLRGFSLMGILVMNICDFAYGFNNYAYPLSTVKPVFDGPHWKINTTMWFLRWIFAEGKMRALFSMLFGAGVILLTERALSRGAGIKAADIFTRRNMWLVLIGMLHGYLIWDGDILFYYGVAALLFLFPFRNVRVKRLMWTAGIILFLNSILMMGGQYGSAYSAKKAAAKANAKLAQHQTLTEDEIGDLKKWQNAQDRWRAPDKKKYEDIAPMQKGYWSAQGHVAQNVLLGELKGAYFGFGDWVGLMLLGMALFKNGFLPGRLSMKTYVWIAVIGLPIGWVVPGIGAWKAWTGHFDMFNTLIWMQSPYDIGRIAGALGNAALLLILIKAGVFRWLLARVAAVGQMALSNYLLTSLTMKTIFVWGAWHWYGYVEYYKIYYAVLGMWIFNMTFSSIWLRYFEFGPMEWVWRSLTYWKRQPMRIGASTAAPVSVSL from the coding sequence ATGGCGAGTGTTACGGGAGTGGGTGTCGATGAGGGGATGATTGCGCCAGGGGCTCCTGAGGAACTGGCTGGACCGGCGCATGAGGAGTTGAGTGCTACTAGGCCGGTTGCGCGTGCGGAGCGGATCAGCAGCATGGACGTGCTGCGGGGCTTCTCGCTGATGGGCATCCTGGTGATGAACATCTGTGACTTTGCGTATGGATTCAATAACTATGCGTATCCGCTGAGCACGGTGAAGCCGGTATTCGATGGGCCGCACTGGAAGATCAATACCACGATGTGGTTTCTGCGCTGGATCTTTGCTGAGGGCAAGATGCGCGCTTTGTTTTCCATGTTGTTTGGTGCGGGCGTGATTCTGCTGACGGAGCGGGCGCTGTCGCGTGGGGCGGGGATCAAGGCAGCAGATATCTTTACGCGACGCAATATGTGGCTGGTGTTGATCGGAATGCTGCATGGATACCTGATCTGGGACGGCGACATACTTTTCTACTATGGCGTGGCGGCGCTGCTGTTTCTGTTTCCGTTCCGCAATGTTCGCGTGAAACGGCTGATGTGGACTGCGGGAATTATTTTGTTTCTCAACTCGATATTGATGATGGGCGGCCAGTACGGCTCCGCTTATAGCGCGAAGAAGGCAGCGGCGAAGGCTAACGCAAAGCTGGCGCAGCATCAGACACTGACGGAGGATGAGATTGGCGATCTGAAGAAGTGGCAGAACGCTCAAGACCGTTGGCGAGCGCCCGATAAGAAAAAGTACGAAGACATCGCACCCATGCAGAAGGGGTACTGGTCAGCGCAGGGGCATGTGGCTCAAAACGTTTTACTGGGCGAGTTGAAGGGAGCGTACTTCGGGTTTGGCGACTGGGTGGGATTGATGCTGCTGGGCATGGCTCTGTTCAAGAATGGATTTCTGCCCGGTCGACTGAGTATGAAGACATATGTGTGGATCGCGGTGATCGGGCTTCCGATCGGCTGGGTGGTGCCTGGCATCGGGGCTTGGAAGGCGTGGACCGGACACTTCGACATGTTCAATACGTTGATCTGGATGCAATCTCCGTATGACATTGGGAGGATTGCGGGCGCACTGGGGAATGCTGCGCTGCTGTTGATTTTGATAAAGGCGGGGGTGTTTCGGTGGCTGCTGGCGCGGGTTGCCGCGGTGGGACAGATGGCGCTGTCGAACTATTTGCTGACAAGTCTCACGATGAAGACGATCTTCGTGTGGGGTGCGTGGCACTGGTATGGCTATGTGGAGTACTACAAGATCTACTATGCCGTGCTGGGGATGTGGATCTTCAACATGACGTTCAGCTCAATATGGCTGCGGTACTTTGAGTTTGGACCGATGGAGTGGGTGTGGCGCTCTCTGACATATTGGAAGCGGCAGCCGATGCGGATCGGAGCATCGACTGCGGCTCCGGTTTCGGTTTCGCTTTAG
- a CDS encoding response regulator transcription factor, which translates to MMSSAPGSSSSSESRPSLLLVDDDVELCRLMRLYLNRAGYQLTCSVDGRDGVAQALSGAYDLMLLDVTLPLLDGFEVLRQTRRSSSIPTIMLTSRSLSADRLNGFDKGADDYLCKPFEPEELVARIRAVLRRSQAPKQEVGWQSFGAIRISESSRQVLSAKVEVDLTTVEFDLLLMLSRAGGRVVKRDALTIAIQERKPSFFDRSLDVHISHLRAKLGRAGAGIQTVRGVGYLLATGDPTALRPAATEEYVR; encoded by the coding sequence ATGATGAGCTCCGCCCCAGGCTCGTCCTCATCTTCTGAGTCGCGGCCGTCTTTGCTTCTTGTCGACGACGATGTTGAACTCTGCCGTTTGATGCGGCTCTATCTCAACCGCGCCGGATACCAACTGACTTGTAGCGTCGATGGGCGGGATGGCGTGGCACAGGCGCTTTCAGGCGCCTACGACCTGATGTTGCTCGACGTTACCCTCCCGCTCCTCGATGGGTTCGAGGTCCTGCGTCAGACGCGCCGCAGCAGCAGCATTCCGACGATCATGCTGACCTCCAGAAGTCTGTCAGCCGATCGGCTCAATGGTTTTGACAAAGGAGCGGATGATTATCTCTGCAAGCCCTTCGAACCCGAAGAGCTTGTTGCCAGAATTCGTGCCGTCCTTCGACGTTCCCAGGCCCCTAAACAGGAGGTTGGGTGGCAGAGCTTTGGAGCCATTCGCATCTCTGAATCAAGCCGCCAGGTGCTGAGCGCCAAAGTTGAGGTCGACCTCACAACCGTCGAGTTCGACCTGCTGCTTATGTTGAGCCGCGCTGGCGGCCGCGTGGTGAAGCGCGATGCCCTGACCATAGCGATACAGGAGCGCAAGCCCAGCTTCTTCGATCGAAGCCTGGACGTGCACATCAGCCACTTACGCGCCAAGCTTGGACGGGCGGGAGCTGGAATTCAGACGGTGCGCGGTGTTGGATACTTGCTAGCCACCGGAGATCCCACAGCCTTACGACCCGCTGCCACAGAAGAGTACGTACGATGA
- a CDS encoding sensor histidine kinase → MMRSLSTAVSIGCLFVLVICLMLAHGFFDKMDRVSIQPVFQTMDRIELQDARSALENGGLPALRTYLARLDADFGGEHFLLDRSGRDVENGVNHFDLLPPTPLTHARGEHHGVFDIEQQSDDGAYWFIATKPIQSRPVSFLSFYLLIIGIVLSLGALCTGYIVLPLRRTAAVVGSFGVGNMGVRIRAKRKDEIGILARSYDSMADRIEGAFKRERQLLQDLSHELRAPLARLSFSTNLARTAEDQQAALDEVKRDLDRLGFLVSELTALSISPLGGGEDDRRNTLTDLETMVAESVHDCRLESTAKQCSIVCTGSAPELILGRPEDLKRAIDNVLRNAVRYSPQGATIEVVLKQSAEWSTISVRDFGPGVPKDLLDRIFDPFFQVDPARSPSQTNLGLGLCIARRAIESHHGVISAMNASPGLRISLAVPNQLRSVSDAGTYVKEREVEASVDR, encoded by the coding sequence ATGATGCGCTCGCTCTCCACCGCGGTTAGCATCGGCTGCCTCTTCGTTCTGGTTATTTGTTTAATGCTTGCACACGGCTTCTTCGACAAGATGGACCGGGTCAGCATCCAGCCTGTCTTTCAGACCATGGACCGCATCGAGCTGCAGGACGCGCGTTCGGCGCTCGAAAACGGCGGGCTTCCTGCCCTTCGGACGTATCTTGCCAGGCTCGATGCTGACTTCGGGGGGGAACACTTTCTGCTCGATCGTTCTGGAAGAGACGTTGAAAATGGTGTCAACCACTTCGACTTACTTCCGCCCACGCCGTTGACCCATGCGCGTGGCGAACATCATGGCGTCTTTGATATCGAACAGCAATCCGACGACGGAGCCTACTGGTTCATTGCCACCAAGCCAATCCAATCGAGACCTGTATCCTTCCTTTCGTTCTATCTGCTCATCATAGGCATCGTGCTTAGCCTGGGCGCGCTTTGCACGGGCTATATCGTACTTCCCTTACGACGGACCGCGGCGGTTGTGGGGAGTTTTGGTGTCGGCAATATGGGAGTGCGGATACGAGCGAAACGCAAGGACGAGATCGGCATCCTGGCTCGCTCGTATGACTCGATGGCGGATCGGATTGAGGGTGCGTTCAAAAGGGAGCGGCAGTTGTTGCAAGACCTCTCTCACGAACTACGCGCTCCATTAGCCAGATTGAGCTTTTCGACGAATTTGGCCCGCACTGCGGAAGATCAACAAGCCGCTCTGGACGAGGTGAAGCGGGATCTGGATCGTCTCGGCTTCCTCGTCTCGGAGTTGACTGCTCTTAGCATCAGTCCGCTGGGCGGAGGCGAGGACGACAGGCGGAACACCCTGACGGATCTGGAGACGATGGTTGCCGAATCGGTTCACGATTGCAGGTTGGAGTCGACTGCGAAGCAGTGCTCGATTGTATGCACGGGCTCGGCGCCGGAGCTTATTCTCGGTCGCCCAGAGGATCTGAAACGAGCCATCGACAATGTTCTGCGGAACGCCGTCCGATATTCGCCGCAAGGGGCGACGATCGAAGTTGTTCTCAAGCAGAGCGCAGAGTGGTCCACTATCTCGGTGCGCGACTTTGGACCGGGCGTGCCGAAGGATTTACTTGATCGAATCTTTGATCCGTTCTTTCAGGTGGATCCTGCCCGCTCGCCGTCGCAAACCAATCTGGGTTTGGGCCTGTGCATTGCGAGACGAGCGATTGAATCGCATCATGGGGTCATCAGTGCCATGAATGCGTCACCTGGCCTCCGCATCTCGCTTGCTGTGCCGAATCAGCTGCGCTCAGTGAGCGATGCGGGAACCTATGTCAAGGAGCGGGAAGTAGAGGCTTCAGTTGACAGGTGA
- a CDS encoding SRPBCC family protein produces MLKTIGLIVVLAVAAILLLALTKPSSFRVERSTTIAAPPEKIAALIDDFHQWNAWSPWAQLDPNMKTTYSGPTSGVGSIYEWEGNSTVGKGRMEILAVEPTKTTIKIDFLKPFEGRNTTDFVLEPQGTATRVNWIMNGPIRFFPGKVMSVFTTMDKVIGPDFDKGLTNLKSAAEH; encoded by the coding sequence ATGCTCAAAACGATAGGCCTCATCGTTGTTCTGGCTGTAGCTGCAATTCTTCTTCTTGCGCTCACCAAGCCGAGCAGTTTCCGAGTCGAGCGTTCCACCACCATCGCCGCTCCGCCCGAAAAGATCGCCGCACTCATTGACGACTTCCATCAATGGAACGCCTGGTCGCCCTGGGCGCAGCTCGATCCTAACATGAAGACCACCTATTCTGGACCCACCAGCGGCGTCGGCTCCATCTACGAGTGGGAAGGGAACAGCACAGTAGGGAAGGGCCGCATGGAGATTCTCGCCGTCGAACCCACAAAGACCACCATCAAAATCGACTTCCTCAAGCCCTTCGAAGGCCGCAACACCACCGACTTCGTGCTCGAACCGCAAGGCACCGCTACCCGAGTCAATTGGATCATGAACGGCCCGATCAGATTCTTTCCCGGCAAAGTGATGAGCGTCTTCACCACAATGGACAAGGTAATTGGCCCCGACTTCGACAAAGGCTTAACTAATTTGAAATCCGCTGCCGAACACTAG
- a CDS encoding DUF417 family protein has product MAETTSAGAWGDNGLQAKSVLTKIAAFVADRNIPFLVCSIGMIVMLLWAGKFKMTAPGAEGIIPLVSNSPLTSWQFKHFGPYVLGDMIGITEWTAAVLLIIGYFKPKSGIVGGIILVGMFFTTSSMLITTPDDTVVVHGIHYMNNTGLFLFKDIISFGVAFYLISYYGLKAIMAENQR; this is encoded by the coding sequence ATGGCTGAAACCACATCTGCTGGGGCATGGGGCGATAACGGACTGCAAGCGAAGAGTGTGCTAACGAAGATCGCGGCGTTTGTCGCAGATCGAAATATTCCTTTCCTTGTGTGCAGCATTGGAATGATCGTGATGTTGCTGTGGGCGGGAAAATTCAAAATGACAGCACCCGGAGCAGAGGGCATCATCCCGCTTGTCAGTAACAGCCCATTGACCAGTTGGCAGTTCAAGCACTTTGGGCCATATGTTTTGGGGGATATGATCGGGATCACGGAGTGGACAGCAGCAGTCCTGCTGATCATTGGCTACTTCAAGCCAAAATCAGGCATTGTGGGCGGGATCATTCTAGTCGGCATGTTCTTCACAACAAGCAGCATGCTGATCACGACTCCGGATGACACCGTCGTGGTTCACGGAATCCATTACATGAACAACACCGGCCTGTTTCTCTTCAAGGACATTATCTCTTTCGGAGTTGCGTTCTATCTGATCAGCTACTATGGCCTAAAAGCGATCATGGCTGAGAATCAGAGATGA